The proteins below are encoded in one region of Acidobacteriota bacterium:
- a CDS encoding ABC transporter ATP-binding protein, producing MIRFTDVHKVYDAGENSVHALRGLDFEIGSGEYIAIMGPSGSGKSTLMHILGCLDVPTQGEYYLAGTPVSQMGSRELAKIRNQRVGFVFQTFNLLPRASIVRNVELPMLYAGLGRGERRDRALGALARVGLADRAKHLPSQLSGGQRQRVAIARALVNAPSIVLADEPTGNLDRRTGQEILGIFDELRSQGHTVIVVTHDVEVAARAQRIIRIVDGLIESAVPQAELAGATA from the coding sequence ATGATCCGCTTCACCGACGTCCACAAGGTCTACGACGCCGGCGAGAATTCGGTCCACGCGCTCCGGGGCCTCGACTTCGAGATCGGCTCGGGCGAGTACATCGCGATCATGGGCCCCTCGGGCTCCGGGAAGTCGACCCTGATGCACATCCTCGGCTGCCTCGACGTACCGACGCAGGGGGAGTACTACCTCGCCGGCACGCCGGTGTCGCAGATGGGGTCGCGCGAGCTGGCGAAGATCAGGAACCAGCGCGTCGGCTTCGTCTTCCAGACCTTCAACCTCCTCCCGCGCGCCTCAATCGTCCGCAACGTCGAGCTGCCGATGCTCTACGCCGGCCTCGGTCGCGGAGAGAGGCGGGATCGCGCCCTCGGGGCGCTCGCGCGGGTCGGCCTGGCCGACCGGGCGAAGCACCTCCCCTCCCAGCTCTCGGGCGGGCAGCGGCAGCGCGTCGCCATCGCGCGCGCCCTCGTCAACGCGCCGTCGATCGTCCTCGCCGACGAGCCGACGGGAAATCTCGATCGCAGGACGGGCCAGGAGATCCTCGGCATCTTCGACGAGCTCCGGTCGCAGGGGCACACCGTCATCGTGGTCACGCACGACGTCGAGGTGGCGGCGCGGGCGCAGAGGATCATCCGGATCGTCGACGGCCTCATCGAGTCGGCCGTCCCGCAGGCGGAGCTCGCGGGGGCGACGGCGTGA